The proteins below come from a single Diceros bicornis minor isolate mBicDic1 chromosome 3, mDicBic1.mat.cur, whole genome shotgun sequence genomic window:
- the LOC131422842 gene encoding olfactory receptor 2AJ1-like, with translation MMGHENQTYSSDFILLGLFSSSQTSLLFFSFILIIFIMTITENTVMILLIHRDPRLHTPMYFLLIHLSFMDILHISNIVPKMVTDFLSGNRTISFAGCGFQVFLSLTLLGGECLLLAVMSYDRYIAIRHPLHYPILMNDYFSILMATGSWLIGTVNSIVHTAYTLHLPFCGSRAIDHFFCEIPAMLKLSCMDTTHYELGVYVSGIIFLLIPFSLIFASYVQVLLTVLQMKSSEAQKKSFFTCFCHMVVVIMYYGPFIFTYMRPKSYHTPGQDKFLAIFYTVLTPTLNPIIYSFRNKDVLVAMKNMLQNIFPHKNIGKNTWSVCRTYFCIQYLKELHYWFLLRRKS, from the coding sequence ATGATGGGACATGAGAATCAGACTTACAGCAGTGACTTCATTCTGTTGGGACTGTTCTCTTCTTCCCAAACAagtctgcttttcttttcttttatattaattatttttattatgaccaTAACAGAAAATACTGTCATGATTCTCCTCATCCACAGGGACCCACGACTTCATACTCCAATGTATTTCCTGCTCATCCATCTCTCTTTTATGGATATCTTACATATTTCCAATATTGTTCCCAAAATGGTCACTGACTTTCTATCAGGCAACAGAACTATTTCTTTTGCTGGTTGTGGCTTCCAGGTATTTCTATCCCTCACCCTCTTGGGTGGTGAGTGCCTTCTCCTGGCAGTAATGTCCTATGATCGCTATATAGCCATCCGTCACCCATTGCACTATCCCATTCTTATGAATGACTATTTCAGCATTCTCATGGCTACAGGGTCCTGGCTTATTGGGACTGTCAACTCCATAGTTCACACGGCTTACACACTCCATCTTCCTTTCTGTGGCTCAAGAGCTATTGATCACTTTTTCTGTGAAATCCCTGCAATGTTGAAATTGTCCTGTATGGACACAACACACTACGAACTAGGAGTTTACGTAAGTGGCATCATTTTCCTGCTCATCCCTTTCTCCCTAATTTTTGCTTCTTATGTCCAAGTTCTCCTTACTGTCCTCCAAATGAAATCATCTGAAGCACAGAAAAAGTCATTTTTCACCTGCTTTTGCCACATGGTTGTGGTCATAATGTACTATGggccatttattttcacatacatgAGACCTAAGTCATACCACACTCCAGGCCAAGATAAGTTCCTGGCCATATTCTATACTGTCCTCACTCCCACACTCAACCCAATTATTtacagctttagaaataaagatgttttgGTGGCAATGAAAAATATGCTCCAAAATATCtttccacataaaaatattggaaaaaatacTTGGAGTGTGTGTCGTACATATTTCTGTATTCAATACCTAAAAGAATTGCAttattggtttctcctgagaagAAAATCGTAG